In Armatimonadota bacterium, the genomic stretch CATTGCGCGCGCTGGCCAAGTTCGACGCGGGACTTGAGCCACTGGTTCAAAACCCGGTTGAGGATTTGTACCTGGTCGCACTCGCAAAAGTAATTTCGAATCTCAATACCCGAGTGTGATTCGGTATTCTTCACGTTCGATGTACCGTGTTTTGGTAATTGATGACGAGGACGACGTCAGGTCGGCCGTCAAGAGGAGGCTAGCGCGTGAAGGGTTCGATATCGACCTCGCCGACAGTTCTGAATCCGGGATTGCCAAAATCCAAAAGTCCGATCCCCCGTTCGATGTGATCATTACGGACATGAGCATGGAAGATCCTAACTCAGGAATCCGTGTACTGAGCGCTGCTTTTGCTCGTGATCTCTTTGCTGAAGTGATTGTGATGACGGCGTACGGCAATGTGGCTAATGCCGTGGAATGTATGCGCCGAGGGGCGTTCGACTACATCGAAAAGAACAGTCCGAACACCGACGTTTTTGAGCTGCTGGTACAAAAAATCGACGCAGCCATGGACCGACGCAGACAAGATGTTCGCGCGATAGAGCGGTGGGAAAGCGTTGCGCGCGCGCAGGAGAAACGAACAGACCATGCCTAAGATTTCGAATCGAGCAATCAGCACTCCCGAATCACCTATTCGAAAGCTCACCCCATTCGCCGATGCCGCTAAAGCAAGAGGAACGAAGGTTTATCACCTCAACATCGGCCAGCCAGACGTACCGGCACCAGCAGAATTTTGGCAGGCGATCAAGTCTATCTCTGACCCTATCGTCGCCTACACCCACTCAGCCGGAATCCCCACTCTCCGAAAAGCTGCCGTCGAGCACTACCGCAGCAAAGGGATCATGGTGGATGAGGACAATCTGTTCGTCACCACCGCTGGCTCGGAAGCGATTATCTTCGGATTCCTAGCCTGCCTCAACCCGGGTGATGAGGTGATCATTCCCGAGCCTCTTTATGCGAACTATATTGGCTTTGCGGCGATTGCTGGCGTGACGGTTGTGCCCATCACTACCAAGATCGAAGAGGACTTCCGACTCCCAAGCATCGAAGAGTTTGAAAAGCGAATCACCACGAAAACAAAGGCGATTCTCATCTGCAATCCAAACAATCCAACTGGAACGGTTTACGATCAATCGCAGCTTGAAGCGCTCAGGGACTTGGTTCTGGAACACGATTTGTTCCTATTCGCGGATGAGGTGTACCACGAATTCAATTACACCGGACAAAGCGTGCCATCGGTACTTAATCTGACCGGAATCGAGAACAACGCTATCGTCATCGACTCGGTTTCCAAGAAGTTCAGCCTCTGCGGCGCACGAGTTGGATTCTTCATCTGCCGAAACAAGGAAGTTTTCCATTCGGCGATCAAGTTTTCGCAAGCTAGACTCTCGCCGCCAGCCATCGAACAGATCGGTGTCGAAGCCGCGTTGCGCACCACCCCGCGATCCTATTTCGACGATATGAACGCGGAGTATCGCCACCGCCGAGACATCTTGGTCAAGAGACTCAAGAGTTTCAATGGCGTCACGGTTCCGCAAATCGAAGGAGCGTTCTACGCCATGGTCAGGTTGCCAATCGACGATTGCGACCGATTCTGCCAGTGGATGTTAGAGGAGTTTTCTCACGAGGGCAAAACCGTGATGATGGCGCCTGGCACGGGATTTTATGAAACGGATGGAGTCGGCAAGGACGAGGTTCGAATCGCCTATGTCCTAAAGGGTGAAGACTTGGAAGTCGCGCTAGATGTCCTCCAGCAAGGTCTCGCTGTATATCCTGGGCGGACTTGCGAACAGCTAACAGCAAAGGTCTAATAACACGGATGCCCCCCAAATTGGGGAGCATCCTTTTCTTTCGCAGACGAAGAAATTAGACTCCGGGTCGGCCGCCACCAGGGCCACCGCCGTTGCCACCTGGCCCTCCCTGACCAGGGCCGCCTGGGCCGCCCTGTGGAGGAGCTTCGTTCTGGAAGGTGAACGGTGCGCCGAGCATATTTCTCCATGTTTGTCGCTGATCGGCAGTGAGCATCGCCATGACGTCTGCATTGAACGCATCTTCAAGTTGCTTTGCCCGAGCTCGCATCTGATCTGGAGCCAGTCGCTGCTCCATCAGTGCTCGCATGGCTTGTTGGAGAGCCTGCATTCGCGTTCTGAAGCTGCTCTTTTGCTCATTCGTCAGGTTCAGCGCCTGTGCGACTTCTGGTCGACCAATCGCCTTTGCACCATCGAATTGAAGTGCAAGCTGGTGATATCGGTGATACTGAGCATCATTCAAGATATCTTGCAGCTCTTCTTCGATGTGCTGACCGCGAGGATCTGGTCCGTTCGGAGGTCCGCCAGGACCGCCTTGTCCAGGACCACCCTGCCCGCCAGGACCCCCAGGTCCCATGCCGCCGCCAGGTCCACCTTGTCCACCGCCTTGTCCCGGGCCACCTTGACCAGGTCCGCCCTGACCGCCTTGTGGAGGTCGGAGAAGTTCTCGAATCGCTGACTTTTGATCTGCGCTGAGGTGAAGTTCTTGACCGACATCATTTCGGAGCAAAAGCATCGGACCGCCTTGTGGGCCCATTGGACGGCCCATTCCAGGACCACCGGGTCCACCAGGGCCGTTCTGGCCTCCTTGGCCGCCTCCGCTGCCTGGGGTTGGCTGACCGTAGCTTGCCGCCCCGATCAGGGTCATCAACGCAATCGCTGTGAGGGTCATTGTCTTGTGAATGGTTTTCATTTCGTTTTCCTATCCCAGTTTCTGTCTCTGGTATTGCAATAGTAGGTTTTGGTTATTTGGAAATTATTTGGAAATTGCAAATAGTCTCGATTTAGGGAAAATTAGCTTCGCGGTCGTGCCTTTTTGCACTGCAGATGCGATTTCGAGCCTGCCTTGATAGGTGTTTGCCAGTGTTTGGGTGATCGCAATACCAAGCCCCAACGAACCCGTATCGCGGGATCTGGATTCATCTCCGCGGTAGAACCGCTCGCCAAGCCTGGCCAACTGATCCGCAGGAATGCCGCTCCCGGAATCGGCGACAACGATCGCAAATTCATCACCAACAACTTCGAGGTGGATGTTGACCGCACCGGATTCTGGCGTATGCCGCTTCGCGTTACTGATCAGATTCACCAGCATGCGATGTAGATGGTTCGGGCCTATTTCTACTTCATATCCGCCAAGTTCAGGTGAAACTTGCGGGGCCGGGCCGCTTTGGCTTTCCGCGTATTTCAAGGCGGCTTGAACCGCAGATGCGATTCCGATGCGTCCTGGTTCAGCATGGAGCTCGCCCGCGTCCGATCTCGCCAGCGTCACCAGCTCGTTGACCAGGTGGGTCATCACATTCGCGGCGTCCGATGCGACTTGCAACGATTCTTTCATCTCGGCGGGGTCATCCGATGGTTGTGAGGTTGCCAGCTTCAACCGAGTTAAAGGTGTTCGCAATTCATGGCTGGCATCAGCGACAAATCTCCGCTGTTGCTCGTTCGATCGTTTCAGCGCGCCAAATGCAGATTCCAGTCGTTCCAGCATTCCGTTAAAAGCAAACGCTAACTGACCCAGTTCGTCCTTGGACTTCACCTCCAATCGCGTGCTCAGATCATCTTCATCGAGTTCGGTCGCGGTCTGCGCGACCCGCTTGATCGGCCGAACTGCACCTTCTGCCAGAAAGTATGCGGCCAGTCCGCTCAGGATCAGCGCAATGGGAATCAATGACCAAAACACCGTGGTTTGCGCTGCTTCTAGTCTCTGCCGGTCGCTCAGTCCTCGCCCGATTTGAACGATCACCCTTCCTTCCCTGGAGGGAAAAGCCGCGGTCAGCAGAAGGTACTTCTCTTCATTGAATGTGACGGTATCGAAAATGGGTGCACCAGACTTTGCTTTCTCAAACTGAGCTGGAAACGGAGGTTTGTCGAAGCTATTCGGTCCGCCGACACGAGCCCCGGTTTCATCAAACACGCTAGGCCTCTGGATGTCGTTGAACCGCTGAGGCGGCCCACCACGTTGGTTCGGGCCTTCTTCACCGGGCGGCTGATTTGGATCGTCCAGGTTGAACCTTGGTGGAACTCGGCTGGCTTGCTGGGCAATATTCATCAGCTCCGTGCGCAGATTGCGATCTGCAACGGTCCTTGTGGTCGCCAAAAACACGTTCAATGTAATCGCCAAAACCGCAAGCATTACCAGCGAGTTGATCAGAACGAGGCGTATTTTGAAGCTCATGCGCTCTCCTCCGGAGTGACCAACCGGTAACCAAATCCGTGGACAGTTTGAATCAGGCTCTTTTCCCGCCCCTCATCAATCTTCTTCCGGAGCGCGGTGACATGAAAGTTGACCGTATTGCTCATGCTGGCGTCATCATTCCAAATTTGGTCGATGATCATTTCTCTTTCGAGCACGCGGCCCGCGTTCCGAGCGAGTGCCTCCAGCAGTGAGAATTCTCGAGGAGTCAGTCGAATTTCTTGCCCATTTCTGGTCACGGACTTGCCCTTTGGATCAATGTGTAGGTCGGCCACCACCAAGATCTCGGAGCGAGTTGATTTGTCGCGCCGAAGCAACGCGCGGATGCGGGCCAGAAGTTCGCTAAGCTCAAACGGTTTGGGCAGATAATCGTCCGCACCAGCATCGAGCCCCTGAACCTTGTCCTCGACGTCGTCTCGTGCGGTGAGCATCAATATCGGGCAATTCACTTTGCTTCGCCGCAACCGCTCGCAGACCTCAATCCCACCCATTTTGGGCAGCATCAGATCAAGCAAAATCAGATGCGGTGGGTTCAATTTGGCTTCTTCAAGCCCGGAAATACCATCGAACGCAACTTCAACTGAGTACCCCTCTTTTTCTAGGGCACGCTTCAATTGCATCGCGATCACGCGATCATCTTCGACGACGAGCAACTTCAATTCGCCTACATTCTACGCTCAATTCTTGAACAAGGCTTGAGCGAGAGCGGATTGAACTTTGTGATCGACAATCGGATCGGGATAACCATCGGGCGCACCGGGATGTGGCCAATGGATTGCTTCCGAGTCCAACTCGGATAGTTCCGGGCACCACTTCCGGATGAACTCTCCGGCCGGGTCAAACTTTTTGCTTTGCAAAATGGGGTTAAAAATTCGGAAGTACGGCTGCGCGTCGACGCCAGTACTCGCCGACCATTGCCAACCGCCATTATTCGAAGCCAAATCAAAATCCAGCAGATAACGGGAGAAGAACTCCTCCCCCTTGCGCCAATCCACCAGCAGGTCTTTCGTCAGGAACATGGCGGTGATCATGCGCAGGCGATTGTGCATCCAACCGGTTTGAACTAAGCAGCGCATCGCCGCATCCACTACTGGAAATCCCGTCTGCCCCG encodes the following:
- a CDS encoding response regulator, whose translation is MIRYSSRSMYRVLVIDDEDDVRSAVKRRLAREGFDIDLADSSESGIAKIQKSDPPFDVIITDMSMEDPNSGIRVLSAAFARDLFAEVIVMTAYGNVANAVECMRRGAFDYIEKNSPNTDVFELLVQKIDAAMDRRRQDVRAIERWESVARAQEKRTDHA
- a CDS encoding pyridoxal phosphate-dependent aminotransferase — encoded protein: MPKISNRAISTPESPIRKLTPFADAAKARGTKVYHLNIGQPDVPAPAEFWQAIKSISDPIVAYTHSAGIPTLRKAAVEHYRSKGIMVDEDNLFVTTAGSEAIIFGFLACLNPGDEVIIPEPLYANYIGFAAIAGVTVVPITTKIEEDFRLPSIEEFEKRITTKTKAILICNPNNPTGTVYDQSQLEALRDLVLEHDLFLFADEVYHEFNYTGQSVPSVLNLTGIENNAIVIDSVSKKFSLCGARVGFFICRNKEVFHSAIKFSQARLSPPAIEQIGVEAALRTTPRSYFDDMNAEYRHRRDILVKRLKSFNGVTVPQIEGAFYAMVRLPIDDCDRFCQWMLEEFSHEGKTVMMAPGTGFYETDGVGKDEVRIAYVLKGEDLEVALDVLQQGLAVYPGRTCEQLTAKV
- a CDS encoding HAMP domain-containing protein, whose amino-acid sequence is MSFKIRLVLINSLVMLAVLAITLNVFLATTRTVADRNLRTELMNIAQQASRVPPRFNLDDPNQPPGEEGPNQRGGPPQRFNDIQRPSVFDETGARVGGPNSFDKPPFPAQFEKAKSGAPIFDTVTFNEEKYLLLTAAFPSREGRVIVQIGRGLSDRQRLEAAQTTVFWSLIPIALILSGLAAYFLAEGAVRPIKRVAQTATELDEDDLSTRLEVKSKDELGQLAFAFNGMLERLESAFGALKRSNEQQRRFVADASHELRTPLTRLKLATSQPSDDPAEMKESLQVASDAANVMTHLVNELVTLARSDAGELHAEPGRIGIASAVQAALKYAESQSGPAPQVSPELGGYEVEIGPNHLHRMLVNLISNAKRHTPESGAVNIHLEVVGDEFAIVVADSGSGIPADQLARLGERFYRGDESRSRDTGSLGLGIAITQTLANTYQGRLEIASAVQKGTTAKLIFPKSRLFAISK
- a CDS encoding response regulator transcription factor; translation: MKLLVVEDDRVIAMQLKRALEKEGYSVEVAFDGISGLEEAKLNPPHLILLDLMLPKMGGIEVCERLRRSKVNCPILMLTARDDVEDKVQGLDAGADDYLPKPFELSELLARIRALLRRDKSTRSEILVVADLHIDPKGKSVTRNGQEIRLTPREFSLLEALARNAGRVLEREMIIDQIWNDDASMSNTVNFHVTALRKKIDEGREKSLIQTVHGFGYRLVTPEESA